The following proteins come from a genomic window of Corallococcus sp. NCRR:
- a CDS encoding GMC oxidoreductase codes for MDCDWLIIGSGFGGSVSALRLVEKGYRVVMLEKGRRLRGQDFPKSNWNLKRWLWMPQLGWRGLFKMTFFRHVTVLSGVGVGGGSLVYANTLPIPRDDFFDAASWGHLAPWKQELAPHYATARRMLGATVNPLNTFPDQVLKEVGQDLGRTDFQPTTVAVYFGEPGVTVKDPYFGGEGPDRTGCNACGGCMLGCRNNAKNTLDKNYLYFAEKKGLTLHADTEVTWVRPLPGGDGYEVTAKEGTGFFRRTRRFTAKHVIFAGGVLGTLDLLLKLKASPDGLPHLSERVGDGVRTNSEALIGIISGKKQKDRDLSRGIAIGSILHTDEHSHLEPVRYPEGSGFFRLLMAPHVPGATAWSRVARLVGLLARRPVRFLQAFFVPDFARRTMILLYMRTMEGHLRMRRGRALTTGFQKGLTTGLQEGPAPTANMPEAFDLAKRVSDKLDGYPMTMVSETLMGIPTTAHILGGACMGDSPATGAIDARHRLYGYEGLYVVDGAAISANPGVNPSLTITALAERAMTFIPAARELPRGDTDATLEAPSRPQAAVS; via the coding sequence ATGGACTGCGACTGGCTCATCATCGGCTCGGGGTTTGGCGGCAGCGTCAGCGCGTTGCGGCTCGTCGAGAAGGGCTATCGCGTGGTGATGCTGGAGAAGGGCCGGCGCCTCCGGGGCCAGGACTTCCCCAAGTCCAACTGGAACCTGAAGCGCTGGCTGTGGATGCCCCAGCTCGGGTGGCGCGGCCTCTTCAAGATGACCTTCTTCCGCCACGTCACCGTGCTGTCCGGCGTCGGCGTGGGCGGCGGCTCGCTCGTCTACGCCAACACGCTGCCCATCCCACGGGACGACTTCTTCGACGCTGCCTCCTGGGGCCACCTGGCGCCGTGGAAGCAGGAGCTCGCTCCGCACTACGCGACCGCGCGCCGCATGCTGGGCGCCACCGTCAACCCGCTCAACACCTTCCCGGACCAGGTGCTCAAGGAAGTGGGCCAGGACCTGGGCCGCACCGACTTCCAGCCCACCACCGTGGCCGTCTACTTCGGTGAGCCCGGCGTCACCGTGAAGGACCCCTACTTCGGCGGCGAGGGCCCGGACCGCACCGGCTGCAACGCGTGCGGCGGCTGCATGCTGGGCTGCCGCAACAACGCCAAGAACACGCTCGACAAGAACTACCTCTACTTCGCGGAGAAGAAGGGCCTCACCCTCCACGCGGACACGGAGGTGACGTGGGTGCGCCCCCTGCCCGGCGGTGACGGCTACGAGGTGACGGCGAAGGAGGGCACCGGCTTCTTCAGGAGGACGCGCCGCTTCACCGCGAAGCACGTCATCTTCGCGGGCGGCGTGCTGGGCACCCTGGACCTGCTGCTCAAGCTCAAGGCCTCACCGGACGGGCTGCCCCACCTCTCCGAGCGCGTGGGCGACGGCGTGCGCACCAACTCCGAGGCGCTCATCGGCATCATCAGCGGCAAGAAGCAGAAGGACCGCGACCTGTCCCGGGGCATCGCCATCGGGTCCATCCTCCACACCGACGAGCACTCGCACCTGGAGCCCGTGCGCTACCCGGAGGGCTCCGGCTTCTTCCGCCTGCTCATGGCCCCCCACGTCCCCGGAGCCACCGCGTGGTCGCGAGTGGCCCGGCTGGTGGGGCTGCTCGCGCGCCGCCCCGTGCGCTTCCTCCAGGCCTTCTTCGTCCCGGACTTCGCGCGCCGCACGATGATCCTCCTGTACATGCGCACCATGGAGGGCCACCTGCGCATGCGCCGCGGCCGCGCGCTCACCACCGGCTTCCAGAAGGGCCTCACCACCGGCCTGCAGGAAGGCCCCGCGCCCACCGCGAACATGCCGGAGGCCTTCGACCTGGCGAAGCGCGTGTCCGACAAGCTGGATGGCTACCCCATGACCATGGTCAGCGAAACGCTCATGGGCATCCCGACCACCGCGCACATCCTGGGCGGCGCGTGCATGGGGGACTCGCCAGCGACCGGCGCCATCGACGCGCGCCACCGCTTGTATGGCTATGAAGGCTTGTATGTGGTGGATGGCGCGGCCATCTCCGCCAACCCGGGCGTCAATCCCTCGCTCACCATCACCGCGCTCGCCGAGCGCGCCATGACCTTCATCCCCGCTGCCCGGGAGCTGCCCCGGGGCGACACGGACGCCACGCTCGAAGCGCCCTCGCGCCCCCAGGCCGCTGTTTCCTGA
- a CDS encoding sensor histidine kinase has translation MSAFSIHAPVNVLSGLEGRAAALLALQLRESRKRVDGLFTWLVLGQWAAAVLVAVFVSPYGWEGKVRALHLHVQTAVLLGAALSVFPVMLTRLHAGEAATRHVVAVSQMLWSALLIHLTGGRIETHFHIFGSLAVLSFYRDPKVLFTASLAIVADHCMRGALWPESVYGQLHPEWWRFLEHAFWVAAIDVVLVVACRDALRELRERAGRQALAEASIEEELALRAGQLDAAVREVHAVRGHVEQMERLASLGQLTASVSHELRNPLAAARTAHAFVLRRLRKVETLPSDPRIARFLDIIDRELQACSVIISDLLDYAKGRPPRRTPCPLKPLVEEAISVVPCRDGVRVDNQVPDGLPVPHLDREQFRQVLVNLIQNAVESIPSERSGTVCVHADALGDGGWSLRVTDDGPGIPAPLLERIFEPMFTTKLRGTGLGLAIVKRLVQGHGARIQAESDFGHGSRFTVLFPERLFAEACAPAAAAHP, from the coding sequence ATGTCAGCCTTTTCCATTCATGCTCCGGTGAATGTCCTGTCTGGCCTGGAGGGCCGGGCGGCGGCGCTGTTGGCGTTGCAGTTGCGTGAGTCGCGCAAGCGGGTGGATGGCCTGTTCACCTGGCTGGTGTTGGGGCAGTGGGCGGCGGCGGTGCTGGTGGCGGTGTTCGTGTCTCCCTATGGGTGGGAGGGCAAGGTGCGCGCGCTGCACCTGCACGTGCAGACGGCGGTGCTGCTGGGCGCGGCGCTGAGCGTGTTCCCGGTGATGCTCACGCGGCTGCACGCGGGGGAGGCGGCGACGCGGCACGTGGTGGCGGTGAGCCAGATGCTCTGGTCCGCGCTGCTCATCCACCTGACGGGGGGGCGCATCGAGACGCACTTCCACATCTTCGGCTCGCTGGCGGTGCTGTCGTTCTACCGCGACCCGAAGGTGCTCTTCACCGCCAGCCTGGCCATCGTCGCGGACCACTGCATGCGGGGCGCGCTGTGGCCGGAGTCCGTCTATGGCCAGCTGCACCCGGAGTGGTGGCGCTTCCTGGAGCATGCCTTCTGGGTGGCCGCCATCGACGTGGTGCTGGTCGTCGCCTGCCGGGACGCGCTGCGCGAGCTGCGGGAGCGGGCCGGGCGCCAGGCCCTGGCGGAGGCCTCCATCGAGGAGGAGCTGGCGCTGCGAGCGGGGCAGCTGGACGCCGCCGTGCGCGAGGTGCACGCCGTGCGCGGCCACGTGGAGCAGATGGAGCGGCTGGCGTCGCTGGGGCAGCTCACCGCCAGCGTCAGCCACGAGCTGCGCAACCCGCTGGCGGCCGCGCGCACCGCGCATGCGTTCGTCCTGCGCCGGCTGCGCAAGGTGGAGACCCTCCCCTCGGATCCACGCATCGCGCGCTTCCTGGACATCATCGACCGGGAGCTGCAGGCGTGCTCGGTCATCATCTCCGACCTGCTGGACTACGCGAAGGGCCGGCCCCCGCGCCGCACGCCCTGTCCGCTCAAGCCGCTGGTGGAGGAAGCCATCAGCGTGGTGCCGTGCCGCGACGGCGTGCGCGTGGACAACCAGGTGCCGGACGGGCTGCCGGTGCCGCACCTGGACCGCGAGCAGTTCCGCCAGGTGCTGGTCAACCTCATCCAGAACGCGGTGGAGTCCATTCCGTCGGAGCGCTCCGGGACGGTCTGCGTGCACGCCGACGCGTTGGGGGATGGCGGCTGGAGCCTGCGCGTGACGGACGACGGGCCGGGCATCCCCGCGCCGCTCCTGGAGCGCATCTTCGAGCCCATGTTCACCACCAAGCTGCGCGGCACGGGGCTGGGGCTCGCCATCGTGAAGCGGCTGGTGCAGGGACATGGCGCGCGCATCCAGGCGGAGAGCGACTTCGGCCACGGCTCGCGCTTCACCGTCCTCTTTCCCGAGCGTCTCTTCGCTGAGGCATGCGCGCCGGCCGCCGCGGCGCATCCCTGA
- a CDS encoding DUF2378 family protein, translating into MQAQAKPYPEAGAVEADWAVRRMAATELDTARGMFFLGVLETVRTGAGEDAVAACRAVTDERRFVGFFNYPVASFLKLAQVAARQLSPRWGGFDEALRQMGMQATRSFLESAVGRTFLLLAAGDPRKLVTNLPSGYQMAVSYGERTVDWRGEGDALFTMRRDFMPPAYHEGVLREVLTMVGARNARVQGRKLGLLDTEYHITWDVPVVLPADPPRPSRWRMFQ; encoded by the coding sequence ATGCAGGCACAGGCGAAGCCGTACCCGGAGGCGGGTGCGGTGGAGGCGGACTGGGCGGTGCGGCGCATGGCGGCGACGGAGCTGGACACCGCCCGGGGGATGTTCTTCCTGGGGGTGCTGGAGACGGTGCGCACCGGCGCGGGCGAGGACGCGGTGGCCGCCTGCCGCGCCGTCACCGACGAGCGCCGCTTCGTGGGCTTCTTCAACTACCCGGTGGCCAGCTTCCTCAAGCTGGCGCAGGTGGCGGCGAGGCAGTTGTCACCCCGGTGGGGCGGGTTCGACGAAGCGCTGCGGCAGATGGGGATGCAGGCCACGCGCAGCTTCCTGGAGTCCGCGGTGGGGCGCACGTTCCTGCTCCTCGCCGCGGGGGACCCGCGCAAGCTCGTGACGAACCTGCCGTCCGGCTACCAGATGGCGGTGAGCTACGGGGAGCGCACCGTCGACTGGAGGGGAGAGGGGGACGCGCTGTTCACCATGCGGCGCGACTTCATGCCGCCGGCCTATCACGAGGGCGTCTTGCGCGAGGTGCTCACCATGGTGGGGGCCCGCAACGCCCGGGTCCAGGGGCGCAAGCTGGGCCTGCTGGACACCGAGTACCACATCACCTGGGACGTGCCCGTCGTGCTGCCCGCGGACCCCCCCAGGCCGTCGCGCTGGCGGATGTTCCAGTAG
- the dgt gene encoding dGTP triphosphohydrolase yields MSRSDSEERTERWRRLLSDIRVGSEPRSAQEEEAAHRQLDERNDYSRDYDRIVFSSEFRCLHDKTQVFPLSTSDYTRTRLTHSIEASCVGRSLGHQAGLGLKAQGVELDPSHLGTIVAAACLAHDIGNPPFGHSGEAAIQHWVGQRLSPPGEGTKSPFATEAEWRDLRDFEGNAQGFRILNRLQSRERRGGLRYTAATLGAMSKYPRPSVLPGSRRKSEGVVSERKFGYFQDDVDLALEAFRATGLREREPGVFSRHPLAFLVEAADDICYAVIDLEDSAKLGLVPMERACQLLESVLPEPTVRKPPRHLETRMAQARARVIGKLIPKCVEAFVEHAHALETGRAETSLTELKPDVRAHLEEITDFTREHGYWSERVLQIESAGFKTLGGLLDMFALSVVAEVPNAEEKKLRQLLPMECFQRPEFAAADEAAPRPLRRDEAIQRLTPYQRLLCVTDYITGLSDSRAVELYQRLSGIQLPT; encoded by the coding sequence GTGAGCCGCAGTGACAGTGAGGAACGGACGGAGCGCTGGCGGCGGCTCTTGTCGGACATCCGCGTCGGGTCGGAGCCGCGCTCCGCGCAGGAGGAGGAGGCCGCGCACCGGCAGCTCGATGAGCGCAATGACTACTCGCGCGACTATGATCGCATCGTCTTCTCCAGCGAGTTCCGCTGCCTGCACGACAAGACGCAGGTGTTCCCGCTGTCGACGAGCGACTACACGCGCACGCGCCTCACGCACAGCATCGAGGCCTCCTGCGTGGGCCGCTCGCTGGGCCATCAGGCCGGGTTGGGGTTGAAGGCGCAGGGCGTGGAGTTGGACCCCTCCCACCTGGGCACCATCGTGGCTGCGGCGTGCCTGGCGCACGACATCGGCAACCCGCCGTTTGGCCACTCCGGAGAGGCGGCCATCCAGCACTGGGTGGGGCAGCGGCTCTCACCGCCGGGGGAGGGGACGAAGAGCCCCTTCGCGACGGAGGCGGAGTGGCGCGACCTGCGCGACTTCGAGGGCAACGCGCAGGGCTTCCGCATCCTCAACCGGCTCCAGTCGCGCGAGCGCCGGGGCGGGCTGCGCTACACCGCCGCGACGCTGGGGGCCATGAGCAAGTACCCGCGTCCGTCGGTGCTGCCCGGCTCGCGGCGGAAGTCGGAGGGCGTCGTGTCGGAGCGGAAGTTCGGCTACTTCCAGGACGACGTCGACCTGGCGCTGGAGGCCTTCCGCGCCACGGGCCTGCGCGAGCGCGAGCCCGGCGTGTTCAGCCGACACCCGCTGGCCTTCCTCGTCGAGGCGGCGGACGACATCTGCTACGCGGTCATCGACCTGGAGGACTCCGCGAAGCTGGGGCTCGTGCCCATGGAGCGCGCGTGCCAGCTCCTGGAGTCGGTGCTGCCGGAGCCCACGGTCCGCAAGCCGCCCAGGCACCTGGAGACGCGGATGGCGCAGGCTCGGGCGCGGGTCATCGGGAAGCTCATCCCGAAGTGCGTGGAGGCCTTCGTGGAGCACGCGCACGCGCTGGAGACGGGGCGGGCGGAGACGTCGCTCACCGAGCTCAAGCCCGACGTGCGCGCGCATCTGGAGGAGATCACCGACTTCACCCGCGAGCACGGCTACTGGAGCGAGCGCGTGCTCCAGATTGAAAGCGCGGGCTTCAAGACGCTGGGCGGCCTCTTGGACATGTTCGCCCTGTCGGTGGTGGCGGAGGTGCCCAACGCGGAGGAGAAGAAGCTGCGGCAGCTCCTGCCCATGGAGTGCTTCCAGCGTCCGGAGTTCGCGGCGGCGGATGAAGCGGCGCCGCGGCCGTTGCGGCGGGACGAGGCCATCCAGCGGCTCACGCCGTACCAGCGGCTGCTGTGCGTGACGGACTACATCACCGGCCTGTCGGACAGCCGCGCGGTGGAGCTGTACCAGCGCCTGTCTGGCATCCAGCTGCCCACGTAG
- a CDS encoding SOS response-associated peptidase — MCGRVTVRTSPAQLVAELELAGARATLERERFNLCPTQLLPVVPNDGARLLDVFRWGLIPSWAKDASIGNKLINARGETVAEKPSFRSALKRRRCLVVVDGWYEWKQSTKPKTPYFFHHRDGKPLALAGLWEEWTAPDTGEVLRTCTIITTGPNALMAPIHDRMPVILSREGQAVWLRPEPQEASVLLPLLVPALEAPLDVHEVARGVNSPANDSPECVARVAA, encoded by the coding sequence ATGTGTGGCCGAGTCACCGTCCGGACCTCTCCCGCGCAGCTCGTCGCCGAGCTGGAGCTCGCGGGCGCGCGCGCGACGCTGGAGCGCGAGCGTTTCAACCTCTGTCCCACGCAGCTCCTGCCCGTGGTGCCCAATGACGGCGCCAGGCTGTTGGACGTGTTCCGCTGGGGGCTCATCCCGTCCTGGGCGAAGGACGCGTCCATCGGCAACAAGCTCATCAACGCGCGCGGTGAGACGGTGGCGGAGAAGCCCAGCTTCCGCTCGGCGTTGAAGCGCAGGCGGTGCCTGGTGGTGGTGGACGGCTGGTACGAGTGGAAGCAATCCACGAAGCCCAAGACGCCGTACTTCTTCCACCACCGCGACGGGAAGCCGCTGGCCCTGGCGGGGCTCTGGGAGGAGTGGACCGCGCCGGACACGGGCGAGGTGCTGCGCACCTGCACCATCATCACCACGGGGCCCAACGCGCTGATGGCGCCCATCCACGACCGGATGCCCGTCATCCTGTCGCGGGAAGGCCAGGCCGTGTGGCTTCGCCCGGAGCCTCAGGAGGCGTCCGTGCTGCTGCCGCTGCTCGTCCCCGCGCTGGAGGCGCCGCTGGACGTCCACGAGGTGGCGCGCGGGGTGAACTCTCCCGCCAACGACAGCCCGGAGTGCGTGGCCCGCGTCGCGGCCTGA
- a CDS encoding response regulator, giving the protein MPHETTPPLILLIDDEPELEVTARYLELEGYSVLTATNGEEGLLALASCRKPCIVLLDLMMPVMDGYGFLRRLHDDATLCGLPVFVLTASFQTERMAGVVGTLRKPLHMELLKEAVAPYWPSSGEGGSSTAG; this is encoded by the coding sequence GTGCCCCACGAGACGACCCCGCCCTTGATCCTCCTCATTGATGACGAGCCGGAGCTGGAAGTGACGGCCCGGTATCTCGAACTCGAAGGCTACTCCGTGCTGACGGCGACCAATGGTGAAGAGGGGTTGCTGGCACTGGCGTCCTGCCGCAAGCCCTGCATCGTCCTGCTGGATTTGATGATGCCGGTGATGGACGGTTACGGCTTCCTGCGGCGGCTGCATGACGACGCGACGCTGTGCGGACTGCCCGTTTTCGTGCTCACCGCCAGCTTCCAGACGGAGCGGATGGCCGGCGTCGTCGGGACCCTGAGAAAGCCCCTTCACATGGAGCTGCTGAAGGAGGCCGTCGCCCCGTACTGGCCGAGTTCGGGGGAAGGGGGCAGCTCCACGGCGGGATAG
- a CDS encoding PAS domain-containing hybrid sensor histidine kinase/response regulator codes for MPELPPSAYPALFEHTRDGVLVLDPTLRVVAVNRAAEALLGPRDLWVGQSVEGVLPGWTPPRVSSPDEGPLETDVPVGPVRSVRVQAVPQQDGGWLLLLRGLDAVQVAESSLRQQKEFFEAVVRHSPVAIITISRAFEVLSWNPAAERLFGYTPQEALGRNILRLVANADEIRPEAEETSREVLRKDRVHVVTRRVRKDGTVVDVELRALPVTVAGQSMGFIAIYHDVTDLQRARQAAEDANQAKSLFLATVSHEIRTPMNAIIGMAGLLMDTALTPEQRDFASTIRQSGDALLGLLNDMLDFSKIEAGRVELEQQPFNLRQCVESVLDLLAMRASEKSLDLGYHVTDETPVTVVGDGARLRQVLLNLVGNAVKFTERGGVSISVDTPRQPLAPGGLFELHFSVQDTGLGISEAARAGLFQPFNQLDESVSRRYGGTGLGLAISKRLVEAMGGRLWMESEGVPGKGATFHFTFQAREAPRGAEALRPDALKLHGRRVLVVDDNAINRKLLGRQLAAWGMAIVEVGSGAEALTKLESGARFDLAILDHRMPLMDGPTLAAHIRQQRDARELPLLLLTSFDQRDAQPPGLFTAVLPRPVKASQLHDALMTCLAQDLISARPMPPAPAPATRERSVFNSRPGEQMPLRILLVEDNPTNQKLALLVLERLGYPADTANNGREGLNLLTRKRYDVVLMDVQMPELDGLETTRQLRKDMPLSDQPWVIAMTANAMTADRRECLDAGMDDFLSKPIRVEELISALRRAWERLAREPGAAPIVRASESPRMGAPRIRGLESGALDRLWQSLDGQVERMLPELVDTALESMPRLMEDARGALARGELENLARAAHTLKSNAAYFGAAMLESLCWDIEQRADARVMDGMEPLVAHCQEALEESRRLLEQLKGTVVPGPRPDAC; via the coding sequence TTGCCCGAACTGCCACCCAGCGCGTATCCGGCCTTGTTCGAGCACACGCGAGACGGCGTGCTCGTCCTGGACCCGACCCTGCGGGTCGTGGCCGTGAACCGCGCCGCGGAGGCGCTGCTGGGCCCTCGCGACCTGTGGGTGGGGCAGTCCGTGGAGGGCGTGCTGCCCGGTTGGACGCCCCCTCGGGTCTCTTCCCCGGACGAAGGCCCCCTGGAGACGGACGTCCCGGTGGGCCCGGTGCGCTCCGTGCGGGTGCAGGCGGTGCCGCAGCAGGACGGCGGCTGGCTGCTGCTGCTCCGGGGCCTGGACGCGGTCCAGGTGGCCGAGTCCAGCCTCCGGCAGCAGAAGGAGTTCTTCGAGGCGGTGGTGCGCCACAGCCCGGTGGCCATCATCACCATCAGCCGCGCCTTCGAGGTGCTGTCCTGGAACCCCGCCGCGGAGCGGCTCTTCGGGTACACGCCGCAGGAGGCGCTGGGCCGCAACATCCTCAGGCTGGTGGCCAACGCGGACGAAATCCGTCCGGAGGCCGAGGAGACGTCGCGCGAGGTGCTGCGCAAGGACCGCGTGCACGTCGTCACCCGCCGCGTGCGCAAGGACGGCACGGTGGTGGACGTGGAATTGCGCGCGCTGCCGGTGACGGTGGCCGGCCAGTCCATGGGCTTCATCGCCATCTACCACGACGTCACCGACCTCCAGCGGGCGCGCCAGGCCGCCGAGGACGCCAACCAGGCCAAGAGCCTGTTCCTGGCCACCGTGAGCCACGAAATCCGCACGCCGATGAACGCCATCATCGGCATGGCGGGGCTCTTGATGGACACGGCGCTCACGCCCGAGCAGCGCGACTTCGCGTCCACCATCCGCCAGAGCGGGGACGCGCTGTTGGGGCTGCTCAACGACATGCTGGACTTCTCCAAGATCGAAGCCGGCCGGGTCGAACTGGAGCAGCAGCCCTTCAACCTGCGCCAGTGCGTGGAGTCCGTGTTGGATCTGCTCGCCATGCGCGCGAGCGAGAAGTCCCTGGACCTGGGCTACCACGTCACGGACGAGACGCCCGTCACCGTGGTGGGCGACGGCGCGCGCCTGCGGCAGGTGCTGCTCAACCTGGTAGGCAACGCGGTGAAGTTCACCGAGCGTGGCGGGGTGTCCATCTCCGTGGACACGCCGCGCCAGCCGCTCGCGCCGGGCGGGCTCTTCGAGCTGCACTTCTCCGTGCAGGACACCGGCCTGGGCATCAGCGAGGCCGCGCGCGCGGGCCTCTTCCAGCCCTTCAACCAGCTGGATGAGTCCGTGTCGCGCCGCTACGGCGGCACCGGCCTGGGCCTGGCCATCAGCAAGCGGCTGGTGGAGGCGATGGGCGGGCGGCTGTGGATGGAGAGCGAGGGCGTGCCGGGCAAGGGCGCTACCTTCCACTTCACCTTCCAGGCCCGCGAGGCCCCGCGAGGCGCGGAGGCCCTGCGCCCGGACGCGCTGAAGCTGCACGGCCGGCGCGTGCTGGTGGTGGACGACAACGCCATCAACCGCAAGCTGCTGGGCCGCCAGCTGGCCGCGTGGGGCATGGCCATCGTGGAGGTGGGCTCCGGCGCGGAGGCGCTGACCAAGCTGGAGTCCGGGGCCCGCTTCGACCTGGCCATCCTGGACCACCGGATGCCGCTGATGGACGGCCCCACGCTGGCGGCGCACATCCGCCAGCAGCGCGACGCGCGCGAGCTGCCCCTGTTGCTGCTCACCTCGTTCGACCAGCGCGACGCGCAGCCGCCCGGCCTCTTCACGGCGGTGCTGCCCCGGCCGGTGAAGGCGTCGCAGCTGCATGACGCGCTGATGACGTGCCTGGCCCAGGACCTCATCTCCGCGCGGCCCATGCCGCCCGCGCCCGCGCCCGCCACCCGCGAGCGCTCCGTGTTCAACTCACGCCCCGGCGAGCAGATGCCGCTGCGCATCCTGCTGGTGGAGGACAACCCCACCAACCAGAAGCTGGCGCTGCTGGTGCTGGAGCGGCTGGGCTACCCGGCGGACACCGCGAACAACGGCCGCGAGGGGCTGAACCTCCTGACGCGCAAACGCTACGACGTCGTGCTGATGGACGTGCAGATGCCGGAGCTGGACGGCCTGGAGACGACGCGCCAGCTGCGCAAGGACATGCCCCTGAGCGACCAGCCGTGGGTCATCGCCATGACGGCCAACGCGATGACGGCGGACCGCCGCGAGTGCCTGGACGCGGGCATGGACGACTTCCTCAGCAAGCCCATCCGCGTGGAGGAGCTCATCTCCGCGCTGCGCCGCGCCTGGGAGCGCCTGGCGCGCGAGCCCGGGGCCGCCCCCATCGTCCGTGCTTCGGAGTCCCCGCGCATGGGCGCCCCGCGCATCCGGGGCCTGGAGTCGGGCGCGTTGGACCGGCTGTGGCAGTCGCTGGACGGCCAGGTGGAGCGGATGCTCCCGGAGCTCGTGGACACCGCGCTGGAGAGCATGCCCCGGCTGATGGAGGACGCGCGGGGGGCGCTCGCGCGCGGCGAGCTGGAGAACCTGGCGCGCGCCGCGCACACGCTCAAGTCCAACGCGGCCTACTTCGGCGCTGCCATGCTGGAGTCGCTGTGCTGGGACATCGAGCAGCGCGCGGACGCCCGGGTGATGGACGGGATGGAGCCGCTCGTCGCCCACTGCCAGGAGGCGCTGGAGGAGAGCCGCCGGCTCCTGGAGCAGCTCAAGGGCACCGTGGTGCCCGGGCCCAGGCCTGACGCCTGCTAG
- a CDS encoding Hsp70 family protein, giving the protein MSTSAAPILGIDFGTTNTAAAFFDKANKLRVVPIADKSLTLPSIAWFHAGDKAIVGPAARRQIIDDPRHTIFGAKRFLGRRFQSEYVARHRNRFAFELVEGPDGYTAVEVYGKVTPLIDVAHFILKHLNTLATHAAGTPFKECVLTVPAHATIRQREAIRHAAEKAGLRVRAIVNEPTAAALYYANLRNPEQTVMVFDLGGGTFDVTLMSVQNRVVKVLATGGDAFLGGANFDEAIVEALVDDFQKQHGVDLRGNKVVMQRLVFAAESAKMALSSGASVPIRIPCITQKDGAFVDFNVTLTRERMEAMVFQLIERTAAACDDVLEKAGLKPDAIDELVMVGGQTRMPAIRTRLAHFKKLSSDKEVHPELGVAVGAAILGRNLARGISGLSDVVPMPIGAMVPGGGQHEVLPANTPVPGTRTVDLELPPWPGPVPVALFEALDRTTVERELLGTVRIEPDWRVAHPGPTTLELRMGPDFSLTASLVAKDGQRQPLTISDPNAPQRA; this is encoded by the coding sequence ATGAGCACGAGCGCCGCCCCCATCCTCGGCATTGACTTCGGGACCACCAACACCGCGGCGGCCTTCTTCGACAAGGCGAACAAGCTGCGCGTGGTGCCCATCGCGGACAAGAGCCTCACCCTGCCCTCCATCGCGTGGTTCCACGCGGGCGACAAGGCCATCGTCGGCCCGGCGGCGCGGCGGCAGATCATCGACGACCCGCGCCACACCATCTTCGGCGCCAAGCGCTTCCTGGGCCGCCGCTTCCAGTCCGAATACGTGGCCCGCCACCGCAACCGCTTCGCCTTCGAGCTGGTGGAGGGCCCGGACGGCTACACCGCCGTGGAGGTGTACGGGAAGGTGACGCCGCTCATCGACGTGGCGCACTTCATCCTCAAGCACCTCAACACGCTGGCCACGCACGCGGCCGGAACGCCATTCAAGGAGTGCGTGCTCACCGTGCCCGCGCACGCCACCATCCGCCAGCGCGAGGCCATCCGCCACGCCGCGGAGAAGGCGGGCCTGCGCGTGCGCGCCATCGTCAACGAGCCCACCGCCGCGGCGCTCTACTACGCCAACCTGCGCAACCCCGAGCAGACGGTGATGGTGTTCGACCTGGGCGGCGGCACCTTCGACGTCACCCTCATGTCCGTGCAGAACCGCGTGGTGAAGGTGCTGGCCACCGGCGGCGACGCGTTCCTGGGCGGCGCCAACTTCGATGAAGCCATCGTGGAAGCGCTGGTGGACGACTTCCAGAAGCAGCACGGCGTCGACCTGCGCGGCAACAAGGTGGTGATGCAGCGCCTGGTCTTCGCCGCCGAGTCCGCGAAGATGGCGCTCTCCAGCGGCGCGTCCGTGCCCATCCGCATCCCCTGCATCACGCAGAAGGACGGCGCCTTCGTGGACTTCAACGTCACGCTCACCCGCGAGCGGATGGAGGCCATGGTGTTCCAGCTCATCGAGCGCACCGCCGCCGCGTGCGACGACGTGCTGGAGAAGGCGGGCCTGAAGCCGGACGCCATCGACGAGCTGGTGATGGTGGGCGGCCAGACGCGCATGCCCGCCATCCGCACGCGCCTGGCCCACTTCAAGAAGCTGTCATCCGACAAGGAAGTGCACCCGGAGCTGGGCGTGGCCGTGGGCGCGGCCATCCTGGGGCGCAACCTGGCGCGCGGCATCAGCGGCCTGTCGGACGTGGTGCCCATGCCCATTGGCGCCATGGTGCCCGGCGGCGGCCAGCACGAGGTGCTCCCCGCCAACACGCCCGTGCCCGGCACGCGCACCGTGGACCTGGAGCTGCCGCCCTGGCCGGGCCCCGTGCCGGTGGCGCTCTTCGAGGCGCTGGACCGCACCACCGTGGAGCGCGAGCTGTTGGGCACCGTGCGCATCGAGCCGGACTGGCGCGTGGCCCACCCGGGCCCCACCACGCTGGAGTTGCGCATGGGGCCGGACTTCTCCCTCACCGCGAGCCTGGTCGCGAAGGATGGCCAGCGGCAGCCGCTCACCATCAGCGACCCGAACGCGCCCCAGCGGGCTTGA